A window of the Euzebya pacifica genome harbors these coding sequences:
- a CDS encoding IS256 family transposase: MADIDNDLLTDAATNLLTEEHRSLFRDLLQNALQTLIEEELTASIGAALHERTDDRTGQRNGHRPPRTLSTPAGDVELAIPKVRAGNFYPSLLEPRRRVDQALWAVIMTAYVKGTSTRKVDDLVKALGVDSGVSKSTVSRICKEIDGHVEAFRARTLAHTDFPYVFCDATYVKGRVGRHVVSRAIVVAFGVAADGTREVLGLDVGDSEDEAFWGAFLRSLKTRGLGGVQLVISDAHEGLKAAIRRHLQGAAWQRCRVHFNRNVLARVGKAHGEMVTAMIRTIYAQPDQAAVTAQLRAVADMLTDRFPAAAQMLLDAEPDLTAFAAFPRTHWRRVWSTNPLERVNKEIKRRSNVVGIFPDDNSIIRLIGAVLLEQHDEWQVAERSYFSEESMKTIAADTTIEVTATTTAA; encoded by the coding sequence ATGGCCGACATTGATAATGACCTGCTGACCGACGCTGCGACGAACCTGCTGACCGAGGAGCACCGCAGCCTGTTTCGTGATCTGCTCCAGAACGCGTTGCAGACACTGATCGAGGAAGAGCTGACCGCCTCAATCGGGGCGGCGCTGCACGAGCGCACCGATGACCGGACGGGGCAGCGCAACGGCCACCGGCCACCCCGGACCCTGTCAACACCGGCTGGTGATGTGGAGCTGGCGATCCCCAAGGTTCGGGCCGGCAACTTCTACCCGTCGCTGCTGGAGCCGCGCCGCCGGGTGGACCAGGCCCTGTGGGCGGTGATCATGACCGCCTACGTCAAGGGCACCTCCACCCGCAAGGTCGACGACCTCGTCAAGGCACTCGGCGTGGACTCGGGCGTGTCGAAATCGACGGTGTCGCGGATCTGCAAGGAGATCGACGGGCACGTCGAGGCGTTCCGAGCCCGCACCCTGGCCCACACCGACTTCCCCTACGTGTTCTGCGACGCCACCTACGTCAAGGGCCGCGTCGGCCGCCACGTCGTGTCGCGCGCCATCGTCGTGGCGTTCGGCGTCGCCGCTGACGGCACCCGCGAAGTCCTCGGGCTGGACGTGGGCGACAGCGAGGACGAAGCGTTCTGGGGTGCCTTCCTCAGGAGCTTGAAGACCCGCGGACTCGGTGGTGTGCAGCTGGTCATCTCCGACGCCCACGAAGGGTTGAAGGCCGCCATCCGCCGGCACCTGCAGGGCGCGGCGTGGCAGCGTTGTCGGGTCCACTTCAACCGCAACGTCCTGGCCCGGGTCGGCAAGGCCCACGGCGAGATGGTCACCGCCATGATCCGCACCATCTACGCCCAGCCCGACCAGGCCGCCGTCACCGCCCAGCTCCGCGCCGTCGCCGACATGCTCACCGACCGGTTCCCCGCCGCGGCCCAGATGCTGCTTGACGCCGAACCCGATCTCACCGCGTTCGCGGCGTTCCCCAGGACCCACTGGCGCAGGGTGTGGTCAACCAATCCGCTGGAACGGGTCAACAAGGAGATCAAGCGCCGGTCCAACGTGGTGGGCATCTTCCCCGACGACAACTCCATCATCCGCCTCATCGGCGCCGTCCTGCTCGAGCAGCACGACGAATGGCAAGTCGCCGAACGCAGCTACTTCTCCGAGGAATCCATGAAGACCATCGCCGCCGACACCACCATCGAGGTGACAGCCACCACCACCGCGGCATAG
- a CDS encoding ABC transporter ATP-binding protein — protein sequence MRAGTKLHALGLSCRFGDRYVLRRVSFVAFGGTVTAITGPSGSGKSTLLALLGGALEPTGGAVMITAGEARFHPSAGEPASRTGWVFQTTNVLPRRTALDNVVVPLLAAGVGRQVAEGRAAAALRAVDLPAFDGRAAATFSGGERQRMCIARALVSGPRLLLADEPTGQLDSAMSASVFDALRAGIVGTECIGIVVTHDEELAGRCDQRLRLVDGRLRSAAHR from the coding sequence GTGAGGGCCGGCACGAAACTCCACGCCCTTGGTCTGTCCTGTCGGTTCGGTGACAGGTATGTCCTTCGGCGAGTCTCCTTCGTTGCCTTTGGCGGGACGGTGACCGCGATCACCGGGCCGTCAGGAAGTGGCAAGTCGACCCTGCTGGCCCTATTGGGTGGGGCGCTCGAACCGACCGGAGGAGCGGTCATGATCACCGCCGGGGAAGCACGCTTCCACCCATCCGCGGGCGAACCGGCAAGTCGCACGGGATGGGTGTTCCAGACCACGAACGTGCTCCCTCGCCGGACGGCGCTGGACAACGTCGTCGTGCCTCTGCTCGCCGCTGGGGTGGGTCGCCAGGTGGCGGAGGGCCGTGCCGCAGCGGCCCTGCGGGCGGTCGATCTCCCAGCGTTCGACGGTCGGGCTGCAGCGACGTTCTCGGGCGGAGAACGTCAGCGGATGTGCATCGCGCGGGCGTTGGTCTCCGGGCCGAGGCTCCTCCTGGCGGACGAACCAACCGGCCAACTCGACTCCGCGATGTCCGCCAGCGTGTTCGACGCACTCCGGGCAGGCATCGTCGGGACGGAGTGCATAGGAATCGTGGTCACGCACGACGAAGAGCTAGCGGGGCGGTGCGACCAACGTCTCAGGCTCGTGGACGGGAGGCTGAGAAGTGCGGCTCATCGTTGA
- a CDS encoding TlpA family protein disulfide reductase, whose product MASPPADSCGNAGAAAPVATNRSSLQPPSGPDALPSGRVCAMKNGEEPVAVRDLLDGRPLVLNFWASWCGPCVQELPALQRFHSDHGDRYRVVGVATQDALASARRFANEAGVTYDLHADPRGDYFAEAGGWGWPTTLFVAADGTVRYHHSGPLDNDDLDRLVSEHLENDRQNPD is encoded by the coding sequence GATTCGTGCGGCAACGCTGGGGCCGCGGCACCGGTCGCGACGAACCGGTCGTCGCTGCAGCCGCCATCGGGGCCTGACGCCCTGCCGTCCGGCCGAGTGTGTGCCATGAAGAACGGTGAGGAGCCGGTGGCCGTGAGGGACCTGCTGGACGGCAGGCCGCTCGTGCTCAACTTCTGGGCGTCGTGGTGTGGGCCGTGCGTGCAGGAGCTCCCTGCGCTGCAGCGCTTCCATTCCGACCACGGGGACCGCTACCGGGTGGTCGGGGTCGCCACGCAGGATGCGCTGGCCTCTGCCCGGCGGTTCGCGAACGAGGCCGGTGTCACGTACGACCTCCATGCCGACCCGCGCGGCGACTACTTCGCAGAGGCGGGCGGATGGGGGTGGCCGACCACCCTCTTCGTGGCCGCCGACGGGACCGTCCGGTACCACCACTCGGGCCCCCTGGACAACGATGACCTCGACCGTCTCGTCAGTGAACACTTGGAGAACGACCGACAGAACCCTGACTAA